The Pontibacter korlensis sequence GGGGATGCCGATTGGTATTGAAGACCTGCTGCTCCTGTTTCACAAGCTCATCACTAAAAACCAGCAGGGGTCCAGATGTCAGCAACGTATGGGCTTCGGTCAGAGAGCTCCATCCGGCTGAGGGTTTCTTCACAACAGAGATGCTCCCATCTGCACCTACGGCAAAGCCTGCGTTTTCCCGGTAGGGGGTAAAGCCGCTTCGGGTGGTATGGATGATTTGCCCCTCCTTCTTGAAAAAGACCGTGGAGCCACCTTTGGAGGTGTCAAAATATGACCCGTTAATGGCCGCAGTGGCACGAAGACGCGCAGCCCCCTCACTTGTCTTCAGAAAGCCAGAGGTGACATGTGGAATGTCTATCGCTACCCCTTCATCGTTCAGGTCAATATCCAGGACAGTGATGCTTTGGTTGGAGTTGAAAAGGTCATTGAAATGCTTATACTTCCATACAAGGGACTCTGAAACATTTCGTGTCTCCCAGTTCGCCGTGGCCAGCTGCTCGGCCACGGTTTGGGGCACCTGTACGACAGGAGGTGTCGTGTCTGGCCTTACCTGATCTTCCGAACACCCGGCCAGCAGCATGGTCGGGAGCAGCAATAGGGCTAAAAGCTTTTTCATGGTTGTATCTTCTGTTGAGGCGTAGAACTTACTTTTCCCCAAGTATGGCTTCCGGCCAGGCCACCTCTGTATTCTTTGGGTAACCCGGCTCCAACTTCATACTTTCCTCCGGGGAGATGACAACGAATTCCTTTCCCCTGAACAAGTATACTTTATTCTCCCGGCTGTTATAGTCAGC is a genomic window containing:
- a CDS encoding phosphodiester glycosidase family protein, with amino-acid sequence MKKLLALLLLPTMLLAGCSEDQVRPDTTPPVVQVPQTVAEQLATANWETRNVSESLVWKYKHFNDLFNSNQSITVLDIDLNDEGVAIDIPHVTSGFLKTSEGAARLRATAAINGSYFDTSKGGSTVFFKKEGQIIHTTRSGFTPYRENAGFAVGADGSISVVKKPSAGWSSLTEAHTLLTSGPLLVFSDELVKQEQQVFNTNRHPRTAVGITKDNHLIAVVVDGRFTEAHGMTTEQLATVMHALGCVEAMNLDGGGSSTAWVRNRGVVNYPCDNKQFDHAGERGVATVITFHER